One Kribbella sp. NBC_00662 genomic region harbors:
- a CDS encoding ribonuclease H gives MPVARARRPRPADMTVPVGARSVFTDGACSGNPGPGGWAWALSTTEYAAGHEAVSTNQRMEIRAALEAVRSNGGPLLVVSDSTYVVNCFRDRWYQGWLDRGWLTSAKKPVANKDLWEPLVELVIERGDVAFRWVKGHSGHEMNDFVDRLAVAASQTAG, from the coding sequence ATGCCTGTAGCTCGTGCGCGCCGGCCCCGGCCGGCCGATATGACGGTGCCCGTCGGGGCGCGGTCCGTGTTCACCGATGGAGCCTGCTCCGGGAACCCAGGTCCCGGTGGCTGGGCCTGGGCGTTGTCGACGACGGAGTACGCCGCGGGCCACGAGGCTGTCTCGACGAATCAGCGGATGGAGATCCGCGCAGCCCTCGAGGCCGTGCGCTCGAACGGCGGCCCCCTGCTCGTGGTGTCCGACTCGACGTACGTCGTGAACTGCTTCCGGGACCGGTGGTACCAGGGCTGGCTCGATCGCGGTTGGCTCACCTCCGCGAAGAAACCCGTTGCCAACAAGGACCTCTGGGAACCGCTGGTAGAGCTGGTGATAGAGCGCGGCGACGTGGCGTTCCGTTGGGTCAAAGGGCACTCCGGCCACGAGATGAACGACTTCGTGGACCGGTTGGCCGTCGCTGCCAGTCAGACCGCGGGGTAG
- a CDS encoding beta-N-acetylglucosaminidase domain-containing protein: MRLLLSAVLALTSPLALAAPSATAVPPSAPTISPAPQQVVQRSDGFPITAVVGLVRTSPSDADAERVVRQALARAGVKTIRTTDGSDPGTPTTIWLGRTASVLSGLQVQDSTGLPAEGYVLAAGRDHQHRAQIVLDGVDADGTFYAAESLAQLMQRRSMPGVAIRDWPTMRYRGSIEGFYGTPWSQADRLDHLDYLGAHRMNTYEYAPKDDPYHREQWRDPYPADKLAQLGELVTRARQNKVDFTFALSPGLSICYTSESDFQALIAKFESLYELGARSFNVPLDDIDYNTWHCDVDRAKYGTGGEAAGRAQSDLLNRVQREWVESKPDVAPLQMVPTEYYNVSETPYKKVLREQLDPAVVVHWTGVGVVPQTITAAQAAQARAVFGHDILIWDNYPVNDYAAGRLLLAPYTGREAGIADHVAGVISNPMNQAAVSKVALYSFAEFGWNPARYDATPVWLRALAEQAGGDRRTADALQVFADLNTYDGTLHPESAPVFGAAVESFWQRWRSGQRAQAIAALRPRVNAIVAAPGTIRSGVVDPDFTLQAESWLKATELWGQAMSRALDLLTALEAGNGTAAWTARQQMSALVTEARAIRDSRAPHDGTYPRIGERVVDELIAEVGRVHDRWLGVTPGRSATTNLGTYQDNVPARMVDGDESTFFWSNGAPGPGSEVRVDLGSSVQVGDIAVLMGKSGSPDDYIHSGALEYSVDGTQWTELTRATTAEVRLTAPAGTVARYVRYRSLTASDFWLVVREFSVQTIGGNVTTLTASGTPDPAAGSSYQRAVDGSVDTAYVPATAPSAGDALVATLSAPRSLSRLTVLQSSAGSADVEVRVAGAWKRVGSVSSSYAEVRVGDLLADAVRLVWTGGSPAVAELVPRWTDTPLIALSTSADRVDVVRGASTNLAVTLEAGRDVSGTLRVAAPPGWTATSMPIRLKRGLPQTVTIKLTPPAGAPLADVDVPVTFASARSVLRVAVRPPTSSVNIALHRPVVASGIEPGTTFSADLAVDGDPATRWASAYDDASWLQVDLGAPTRLGKIVLRWEAAYGSAYKIQVSDDATTWTTATEVADGDGGTDTLWLDTTARYVRLQGVHRATQYGYSVYEAEIYPAV, from the coding sequence ATGCGCCTTCTCCTGTCCGCCGTGCTCGCCCTCACCTCGCCACTCGCACTGGCCGCGCCCAGCGCAACCGCCGTACCGCCGTCTGCACCGACGATCAGTCCTGCGCCGCAGCAGGTCGTCCAGCGCAGCGACGGGTTCCCGATCACTGCGGTGGTCGGGCTGGTTCGTACCTCGCCATCGGACGCCGACGCCGAACGCGTAGTACGCCAGGCGCTGGCGCGTGCCGGGGTGAAGACGATCCGCACCACCGACGGCAGCGATCCCGGCACACCGACGACGATCTGGCTGGGGCGTACGGCGTCCGTGCTGTCCGGGCTCCAGGTCCAGGACAGCACCGGGCTTCCTGCCGAGGGGTATGTCCTCGCCGCCGGACGTGATCACCAGCACCGCGCTCAGATCGTGCTCGACGGGGTCGACGCCGACGGCACCTTCTATGCCGCTGAGTCACTCGCCCAGTTGATGCAGCGGAGGTCGATGCCCGGTGTTGCGATCCGGGACTGGCCGACGATGCGCTACCGCGGCTCGATCGAAGGCTTCTACGGCACGCCGTGGTCGCAGGCGGATCGGCTCGACCACCTCGACTATCTCGGCGCGCATCGGATGAACACCTACGAGTACGCGCCCAAGGACGACCCGTACCACCGCGAGCAGTGGCGCGATCCGTACCCGGCCGACAAGCTCGCGCAACTCGGTGAACTCGTGACCCGTGCGCGGCAGAACAAGGTCGACTTCACCTTCGCGCTCTCCCCCGGTCTGTCGATCTGCTACACGTCCGAGTCCGACTTCCAGGCGTTGATCGCGAAGTTCGAGTCGTTGTACGAGCTCGGCGCACGGTCGTTCAACGTGCCGCTCGACGACATCGACTACAACACCTGGCACTGCGACGTGGACCGCGCGAAGTACGGGACCGGCGGCGAAGCAGCCGGTCGGGCGCAGAGCGACTTGCTCAACCGGGTGCAGCGCGAGTGGGTCGAATCCAAGCCCGACGTGGCGCCGCTGCAGATGGTGCCGACGGAGTACTACAACGTCAGCGAGACGCCGTACAAGAAGGTACTGCGGGAGCAGCTCGACCCAGCCGTCGTCGTGCACTGGACCGGCGTCGGGGTGGTCCCGCAGACGATCACCGCGGCCCAGGCGGCTCAGGCGAGGGCCGTGTTCGGCCACGACATCCTGATCTGGGACAACTACCCGGTCAACGACTATGCGGCGGGCCGGCTGCTGCTCGCACCGTACACCGGTCGCGAGGCGGGGATCGCCGACCATGTGGCGGGCGTGATCTCCAACCCGATGAACCAGGCGGCGGTGAGCAAGGTCGCGCTCTACTCGTTCGCCGAGTTCGGGTGGAATCCGGCGCGGTACGACGCCACGCCGGTCTGGCTGCGTGCGCTCGCAGAGCAGGCCGGCGGCGATCGGCGTACGGCTGATGCCTTGCAGGTCTTTGCCGATCTCAACACGTACGACGGGACGCTGCATCCGGAGAGTGCGCCGGTGTTCGGCGCGGCCGTCGAGTCGTTCTGGCAGCGGTGGCGTAGTGGGCAGCGTGCCCAGGCGATTGCTGCGCTGAGGCCGCGCGTGAACGCGATCGTCGCGGCGCCGGGGACGATCCGGAGCGGCGTGGTCGATCCGGACTTCACGCTCCAGGCGGAATCGTGGCTCAAGGCAACCGAATTGTGGGGGCAGGCGATGAGCCGCGCCCTGGACCTGTTGACCGCGCTCGAGGCGGGCAACGGTACGGCGGCCTGGACCGCGCGTCAGCAGATGAGTGCGCTCGTGACCGAGGCGAGGGCGATCCGGGACAGCCGGGCGCCGCACGACGGGACCTATCCGCGGATCGGTGAACGCGTCGTCGACGAGCTGATCGCCGAGGTCGGCCGAGTGCACGACCGCTGGCTCGGGGTGACACCTGGCCGGTCCGCGACGACGAATCTCGGGACGTATCAGGACAACGTGCCGGCTCGGATGGTCGACGGTGACGAGAGCACGTTCTTCTGGAGCAACGGCGCGCCGGGTCCGGGCTCGGAGGTACGGGTCGATCTCGGGTCGTCGGTCCAGGTCGGCGACATCGCCGTACTGATGGGCAAGTCCGGGAGTCCGGACGACTACATCCACTCGGGTGCGCTGGAGTACTCCGTCGACGGGACGCAGTGGACCGAGTTGACTCGCGCGACGACGGCCGAGGTACGGCTCACTGCGCCGGCCGGGACTGTTGCGCGCTACGTCCGGTACCGGTCGTTGACGGCGAGCGATTTCTGGCTGGTGGTGCGGGAGTTCTCGGTGCAGACGATCGGCGGGAATGTGACGACGCTGACCGCGAGCGGTACGCCGGACCCTGCTGCAGGATCGTCGTACCAGCGGGCGGTGGATGGTTCGGTGGACACGGCTTATGTGCCGGCGACCGCGCCGAGTGCCGGTGATGCGTTGGTCGCGACGCTCTCGGCGCCGCGCTCGCTGTCCCGGTTGACCGTCCTGCAGTCGTCTGCGGGCTCCGCCGACGTCGAGGTCCGGGTCGCAGGTGCTTGGAAGCGGGTTGGGTCGGTGTCCTCGTCGTACGCCGAGGTTCGTGTCGGTGATCTGCTGGCGGATGCGGTGCGATTGGTGTGGACGGGCGGTAGCCCGGCTGTGGCGGAGCTCGTGCCGCGGTGGACCGACACTCCATTGATTGCCTTGAGCACCAGTGCTGATCGGGTCGACGTGGTGCGCGGCGCTTCCACGAATCTCGCCGTCACCCTCGAAGCCGGGCGCGACGTATCCGGCACTCTGCGCGTCGCCGCGCCGCCGGGCTGGACCGCTACGAGCATGCCCATCAGGCTCAAGCGCGGACTCCCCCAGACGGTGACCATCAAGCTGACGCCACCGGCCGGCGCCCCGTTGGCCGACGTCGATGTCCCTGTGACCTTCGCCTCCGCCAGGAGCGTTCTACGCGTCGCGGTGCGTCCACCGACTTCATCCGTCAACATTGCCTTACATCGGCCGGTCGTTGCCTCGGGCATCGAGCCGGGGACCACGTTCAGCGCCGACCTCGCGGTGGACGGCGATCCGGCGACCCGCTGGGCCTCGGCGTACGACGACGCGTCCTGGCTCCAGGTCGACCTGGGGGCTCCCACCCGCTTGGGCAAGATCGTGCTCCGGTGGGAAGCGGCGTACGGCTCCGCCTACAAGATCCAGGTCTCGGATGACGCCACGACGTGGACCACAGCGACCGAGGTTGCCGATGGTGACGGCGGGACCGACACCCTTTGGCTGGACACAACCGCCCGCTATGTCCGTCTACAGGGCGTGCATCGGGCGACGCAGTACGGCTATTCGGTCTACGAGGCCGAGATCTACCCCGCGGTCTGA
- a CDS encoding nitric oxide synthase oxygenase, giving the protein MSAERSWGKAPRTGRRGSPGPGRIRARAAHPISRPDPGRSPERTDTEAVRAAAREFLELFHTENPKAGWMGPRLAAVMREIDLTGTYWHTPEELAFGARVAWRNNARCIGRLYWRSLQVRDLRTVSDARGVAGHCFDHLRAAHNGGKIRPMISVFAPETPSRPAPRIWNEQLIRYAGYEQPDGRVLGDPRYRSFTSELIRRGWRQPDRTGAFDVLPLVVETVDEGPRMFELPADTVQEVPLAHPELEWFADLGLRWHAVPVISNNRLDIGGISYPAAPFNGWYMGTEIGARNFGDTDRYAMVPEVAERMGLDTTDETSLWRDRALVEINRAVLHSFNRNGVTITDHHTESRRFLIHLEREERAGRGCPADWTWIVPPMSGSQTPVFHRYYNLETQVPNFFNDPEATHRSLYGAPPAFHRF; this is encoded by the coding sequence ATGAGCGCCGAGCGGTCGTGGGGCAAGGCCCCGCGGACCGGCCGGCGGGGGTCACCAGGGCCCGGGCGGATCCGGGCCAGGGCCGCTCACCCGATCAGCCGGCCCGACCCCGGGCGAAGTCCGGAGCGCACGGACACCGAGGCGGTCCGGGCGGCAGCCAGAGAATTCCTCGAGCTCTTCCACACCGAGAACCCGAAGGCCGGTTGGATGGGGCCGCGGCTCGCCGCGGTGATGCGAGAGATCGACCTCACCGGGACGTACTGGCACACCCCGGAGGAGCTGGCCTTCGGCGCGCGGGTGGCGTGGCGCAACAACGCCCGCTGCATCGGCAGGCTGTACTGGCGCAGCCTGCAGGTCCGCGACCTGAGGACGGTCTCCGACGCCCGCGGCGTCGCCGGACACTGCTTCGACCATCTGCGCGCTGCCCACAACGGCGGGAAGATCCGCCCGATGATCAGCGTGTTCGCTCCGGAGACCCCGTCCCGTCCCGCTCCCAGGATCTGGAACGAACAGCTGATCCGGTACGCCGGGTACGAGCAGCCGGACGGACGCGTCCTCGGCGACCCTCGCTACCGCTCCTTCACCAGCGAGCTGATCCGGCGCGGCTGGCGGCAGCCCGACCGCACGGGCGCCTTCGACGTACTCCCGCTCGTCGTCGAGACCGTCGACGAGGGTCCGCGGATGTTCGAGTTGCCGGCCGATACCGTTCAGGAAGTCCCCTTGGCGCACCCGGAGCTGGAGTGGTTCGCCGACCTCGGGCTGCGCTGGCACGCCGTACCCGTGATCAGCAACAACCGCCTCGACATCGGCGGCATCTCGTACCCCGCCGCGCCCTTCAACGGCTGGTACATGGGCACCGAGATCGGCGCCCGCAACTTCGGCGACACCGACCGCTACGCGATGGTTCCCGAGGTCGCGGAACGGATGGGTCTGGACACGACCGACGAGACAAGTCTCTGGCGGGACCGTGCCCTGGTGGAGATCAATCGCGCCGTACTGCACTCGTTCAACCGGAACGGCGTCACGATCACCGACCACCACACCGAGTCCCGCAGGTTCCTCATCCACCTGGAACGGGAGGAACGCGCCGGCCGCGGCTGCCCCGCCGACTGGACCTGGATCGTCCCGCCGATGTCCGGCTCCCAGACACCGGTCTTCCACCGCTACTACAACCTCGAGACCCAGGTCCCGAACTTCTTCAACGATCCCGAAGCCACCCACCGCTCCCTCTACGGCGCTCCCCCGGCCTTCCATCGTTTCTAG
- a CDS encoding DivIVA domain-containing protein yields MRGLDADTVYAYLAQLADQVQKTERELGETRARNERLQIELQRGQAELQRVQAELDQYEQAGDRVNEQVVQMFSQAQLVVEEMVQDVSRDARERIGQARAHERRIVAEAMDTAGEQVRSYAKTAQAHMQSIVDSFATEVDQLGSKPVPGEPVVQHDPFFDNSGDWQTRRPGTP; encoded by the coding sequence ATGCGGGGCCTCGACGCGGACACGGTCTACGCATACCTCGCTCAGCTGGCTGACCAGGTCCAGAAGACCGAACGCGAACTCGGCGAGACCCGCGCCAGGAACGAACGACTCCAGATCGAGCTCCAGCGCGGGCAGGCCGAGCTGCAGCGCGTCCAGGCAGAGCTCGACCAGTACGAGCAGGCCGGCGACCGGGTGAACGAGCAGGTCGTCCAGATGTTCAGCCAGGCCCAGCTCGTGGTCGAGGAGATGGTCCAGGACGTCAGCCGGGACGCCCGCGAGCGGATCGGTCAGGCCCGCGCGCACGAACGCAGGATCGTCGCGGAGGCGATGGACACGGCCGGCGAGCAGGTTCGTTCGTACGCCAAGACCGCCCAGGCGCACATGCAGTCGATCGTGGACTCGTTCGCGACCGAGGTCGACCAGCTCGGGAGCAAGCCGGTGCCCGGCGAGCCTGTGGTCCAGCACGATCCGTTCTTCGACAACTCGGGCGACTGGCAGACCCGACGTCCGGGCACCCCATGA
- a CDS encoding globin domain-containing protein has translation MDAYALQRSWDQVSAYGDQVALYFYSHIFVSHPEVRAMFPLSMSNQRDKFVSALGRIVSHADQLENDANFLQHLGRDHRKYAVVAEHYNAVGASLCATLKHFLGPEWDEDLAAHWTAAYQVVARIMVEAAETSEETSPDWWDADVVSVERRTMDLTLLKVQPRHVFRFRPGQSVSMEIPQRPRQWRYFSPANAPRADGSIDLHVQQIDGGQVSPAVVRSLKPGDTVKLGAPIGERLTRRDGDERELLMVAGGTGLAPLLAVLEQVDNEWKRSGNGPLVHLLHGVRLPWHLYDRPRLRALAQDRAWFDYTEVVSDDASYPGTRGKVGTVAARQILYGRTAMVCGGPQMVAHTLEQLAGAGMRPEDIKYEHFYYAAAGEHTAAPAPTGQETTRDAQQPPPRLAALSDTPLDPGGEVPAPDAGPRRGHGLRIPRSAG, from the coding sequence ATGGATGCATACGCCTTACAACGCAGCTGGGACCAGGTGTCGGCGTACGGGGATCAGGTAGCTCTGTACTTCTACTCGCACATCTTCGTGTCTCATCCCGAGGTACGAGCGATGTTCCCGCTCTCGATGTCCAACCAGCGGGACAAGTTCGTCAGCGCACTCGGCCGGATCGTCAGTCATGCCGACCAGCTCGAGAACGATGCGAACTTCCTGCAACACCTCGGCCGCGACCATCGCAAGTACGCCGTTGTCGCGGAGCACTACAACGCCGTCGGCGCCTCGCTGTGCGCAACGCTGAAGCACTTCCTCGGGCCCGAGTGGGACGAGGATCTGGCGGCGCACTGGACCGCGGCGTACCAGGTGGTGGCGCGGATCATGGTCGAGGCTGCCGAGACGTCGGAGGAGACCAGCCCGGACTGGTGGGACGCCGACGTGGTCTCGGTCGAACGGCGGACCATGGACCTCACCCTGCTGAAGGTCCAGCCGCGTCACGTGTTCCGCTTCCGCCCCGGCCAGTCGGTCTCGATGGAGATACCGCAGCGACCCCGGCAATGGCGGTACTTCAGCCCGGCCAACGCCCCACGCGCCGACGGCTCGATCGATCTGCACGTGCAGCAGATCGACGGCGGCCAGGTCAGCCCGGCCGTGGTCCGGTCGCTCAAGCCCGGCGACACGGTGAAACTCGGCGCGCCGATCGGCGAACGGCTGACCCGGCGCGACGGTGACGAACGCGAACTGCTGATGGTGGCCGGAGGTACCGGTCTCGCTCCACTGCTCGCCGTGCTCGAGCAGGTCGACAACGAGTGGAAACGCTCGGGCAACGGACCGCTGGTTCATCTCCTGCACGGCGTCCGGCTGCCCTGGCATCTGTACGACCGCCCGCGACTCCGGGCGCTGGCCCAGGACCGGGCCTGGTTCGACTACACGGAGGTCGTGTCCGACGACGCGTCCTATCCGGGCACTCGCGGGAAGGTCGGCACGGTCGCGGCCCGCCAGATCCTCTACGGACGGACGGCGATGGTGTGCGGCGGCCCGCAGATGGTCGCGCACACGCTGGAGCAGTTGGCCGGCGCGGGCATGCGGCCCGAGGACATCAAGTACGAGCACTTCTACTACGCAGCCGCGGGTGAGCACACCGCGGCGCCGGCTCCAACAGGTCAGGAGACAACACGTGACGCACAACAGCCACCGCCACGGCTCGCCGCGTTATCAGACACCCCGCTCGATCCGGGAGGAGAGGTTCCGGCGCCGGATGCGGGGCCTCGACGCGGACACGGTCTACGCATACCTCGCTCAGCTGGCTGA
- a CDS encoding RNHCP domain-containing protein has protein sequence MAFARSFSCEHCGVEVSLDAPGTTHRNHCPSCLWSRHLDRNVPGDRKADCSGGMEPIAVTVRGEGRWVLIHRCTNCGRLRLNRTAGDDNVLLLMRLAALPLTMPFIPFAAEPEPAAPNGNGTTRKPRARKAKA, from the coding sequence TTGGCATTCGCACGTTCGTTCAGTTGTGAACACTGCGGCGTAGAGGTCTCCCTCGACGCCCCTGGAACCACCCATCGGAATCACTGCCCGAGTTGCCTGTGGTCGCGTCACCTCGACCGCAACGTGCCGGGCGACCGCAAGGCCGACTGCTCCGGCGGCATGGAACCGATCGCGGTCACGGTCCGCGGCGAGGGCCGCTGGGTCCTCATCCACAGATGCACCAACTGCGGCCGGCTCCGGCTCAACAGAACCGCAGGTGACGACAACGTCCTGCTGCTGATGCGGCTGGCGGCGCTACCGCTGACCATGCCGTTCATCCCGTTCGCCGCCGAGCCCGAACCCGCCGCCCCCAACGGCAACGGCACCACCCGCAAGCCGAGGGCGCGGAAGGCCAAGGCGTAA
- a CDS encoding deoxyribonuclease IV encodes MRVRIGSHVAVAGGLVKVGLAEAAEVGAEIIQLFAGNPRSWVPAAVDPAADEAFRTACAERDLAVVVHAPHLINLCSPSDVVLSRSTAALELTMQRAASLGASTVVVHAGSLVTAGRRADVLRGLRDLVVPIAHRWHDVRLLIEPTAGAGEAAASTIDSSVEYLDALDDPGIGPCLDTCHLHAAGEDLASIEQVADRVGLIHVNDSRDPAGSRRDRHESLGRGTIGLPALENVLSALQGIPMLVETPTHVRDVALLKDMRDRVGAADRCSAVR; translated from the coding sequence ATGAGAGTGCGGATCGGGTCACATGTGGCCGTTGCCGGCGGGCTGGTCAAGGTCGGGCTGGCGGAGGCGGCGGAGGTCGGCGCCGAGATCATCCAGCTGTTCGCGGGCAATCCGCGCAGCTGGGTGCCTGCGGCCGTGGATCCGGCGGCGGACGAGGCGTTCCGTACGGCGTGCGCCGAGCGGGACCTCGCCGTCGTCGTCCACGCTCCCCACCTGATCAACCTCTGCTCGCCCTCGGATGTGGTCCTGAGCCGATCGACAGCCGCGCTCGAGCTCACCATGCAGCGCGCGGCCTCCCTCGGCGCGTCCACGGTCGTCGTTCACGCGGGATCGCTGGTCACGGCGGGCCGCCGCGCGGACGTACTCCGCGGTCTGCGCGACCTCGTCGTACCGATCGCGCACCGATGGCACGACGTGCGGCTGCTGATCGAGCCGACGGCCGGCGCCGGTGAGGCGGCCGCATCGACCATCGACAGCAGCGTGGAGTACCTGGACGCTCTGGACGACCCTGGGATCGGTCCGTGTCTCGACACCTGCCACCTGCACGCCGCCGGTGAGGATCTGGCCTCGATCGAGCAAGTGGCGGACCGGGTCGGGCTCATCCACGTGAACGACAGCCGCGATCCCGCCGGCTCGCGCCGAGACCGGCACGAGTCGCTCGGCCGCGGGACGATCGGGTTGCCCGCGCTGGAAAACGTGCTCTCGGCTCTCCAGGGCATTCCGATGCTGGTCGAGACCCCGACGCACGTGCGCGACGTCGCGTTGCTGAAGGACATGCGGGATCGCGTTGGTGCGGCAGATCGGTGCTCTGCCGTACGGTGA
- a CDS encoding nuclear transport factor 2 family protein: MPWFPEFSTAIELARRDARAREQADPVAQYLKALSDDAPGALEKTWPGDVVVYDPRAGEIRGHRELREFIHSNREWMAAHQARLKVVGSITVDGRAAVELLVHVLHDGDEVAWPVAVVAESLDERSVEFRTYCSQWPVDGLRHLRPPVLEAGAVDAPDVVKRHLDALAGGDVESIVKTFQSDGYLQEPMDNVHRGAAELRAFYAGAGGIAVRPCAATDDGVSCALEYNIDGPPQAGLAVFERGTDGLLAAVRLYDDITR, encoded by the coding sequence ATGCCGTGGTTCCCGGAGTTCTCCACAGCGATCGAGTTGGCGCGTCGTGATGCCCGGGCGCGGGAGCAGGCAGATCCGGTCGCGCAGTACCTGAAGGCTCTGTCCGACGATGCACCGGGCGCGCTGGAGAAGACCTGGCCGGGCGACGTCGTCGTGTACGACCCGCGGGCCGGGGAGATTCGCGGTCATCGCGAGTTGCGGGAGTTCATCCACAGCAACCGGGAGTGGATGGCCGCGCACCAGGCCCGGTTGAAGGTGGTCGGCTCGATCACGGTCGACGGTCGCGCCGCGGTGGAGCTGCTGGTCCACGTCCTGCACGATGGCGACGAGGTGGCGTGGCCGGTTGCGGTGGTCGCCGAGTCGCTGGACGAGCGGTCCGTCGAGTTCCGCACGTACTGCAGCCAGTGGCCGGTCGACGGACTGCGCCACCTCCGCCCGCCGGTCCTCGAAGCCGGCGCTGTCGACGCACCGGACGTCGTCAAGCGTCACCTCGACGCGCTGGCCGGCGGCGATGTCGAGTCGATCGTCAAGACCTTCCAGTCCGACGGCTACCTCCAGGAGCCGATGGACAACGTCCATCGCGGCGCGGCCGAACTCCGCGCGTTCTACGCCGGCGCCGGCGGGATCGCCGTACGGCCCTGCGCCGCCACGGACGACGGGGTCAGCTGCGCGCTGGAGTACAACATCGACGGGCCGCCGCAGGCAGGGCTCGCCGTTTTCGAGCGCGGTACGGACGGACTGCTCGCGGCAGTCCGTCTGTACGACGACATCACCCGTTAG